A genomic stretch from Bacillus sp. N1-1 includes:
- the spoIIE gene encoding stage II sporulation protein E: MQSELVMERSKSRVGKWIHGTKSRLETIFFQRGLLLFVIGFLLGRAVILTQVTPFAIPFFGAVFFLRRERAPMIIAALLAGAISTSNLQNTAFIMCGILVFLIINRFVKLSSLSLVKTLPILVFATSMIGRLILSLLTERSLANTNWILAAVEGALGMILTIIFIQSIPILSIKKRTQALKNEEIISFIILLATMLTGTIGWVVYGFSIENILSRYLVLIFAYVGGAAIGSTVGVVTGLILALANVASLYQMSMLAFSGLLGGLLKDGRKIGVGMGLLIGTLLIALYGSGPEFLYPNLMESVIAVLLFFFTPSKVTSQLSKYIPGTVEHANEQQQYLRKVRDVTANRVEQFSNLFQALSSSFTDSDVQADDQSEREVDYFLSHVTEKTCQNCFKKETCWAKNFDATYGYMTGIMEELEQTTELTNYSLKRDFDKHCIKANKVIDIIGKEMSHYHANRLLKKQVRESRKIVADQLRGVSHVMGDFAREIQKERDNLHQQEEQIMDAIQSMGLEVGQVEIYCLDEGNVDIEMKIPACGGRGEGEKVIAPMLSDILKENIIVKREVCAEHEHDTCHLYFGSAKDFVIETGVANAAKGGAWLSGDSHSTIELGAGKYAIAISDGMGNGERAHQESTETIQLLQKILHSGIDETVAIKSVNSVLSLRNTDEMFSTLDLAMIDLQDASAKFLKIGSIPSFIKRGDRVMMVESGNLPMGIIPEFDVEVVSEQLKAGDLLIMMSDGIYEGVKNIENPEFWMKRKIRELDTDKPQEIADLIMEEVIRTEYGRIDDDMTIVVARIKRNVPKWSTIPIYSAPSFRKKKAQ; this comes from the coding sequence ATGCAAAGCGAATTGGTCATGGAGAGGTCGAAATCAAGGGTGGGAAAATGGATTCATGGGACAAAAAGTCGGCTAGAAACGATTTTTTTTCAACGTGGACTACTTCTGTTTGTAATAGGATTTTTACTTGGACGAGCGGTCATTCTTACACAAGTCACCCCTTTCGCCATTCCTTTTTTTGGAGCTGTATTTTTTCTAAGACGTGAACGTGCACCTATGATAATCGCCGCCTTGCTAGCCGGAGCCATTTCTACTTCTAATCTACAGAACACTGCATTTATTATGTGTGGCATTCTTGTTTTTCTTATCATTAATCGTTTTGTGAAATTATCTTCTCTTTCTCTCGTTAAGACCCTACCGATTCTAGTGTTTGCTACAAGTATGATAGGAAGACTAATTTTAAGTTTACTGACAGAGCGATCACTAGCCAATACAAATTGGATATTAGCAGCGGTAGAGGGTGCGCTTGGAATGATTTTAACCATTATATTTATTCAAAGCATACCGATTCTTTCAATCAAGAAAAGAACGCAGGCGCTTAAGAACGAGGAGATCATTAGCTTCATTATTTTGCTTGCAACCATGTTAACTGGAACGATCGGTTGGGTTGTATATGGATTTTCGATTGAAAACATTTTATCTCGTTACCTAGTATTAATTTTTGCTTATGTTGGAGGAGCGGCAATTGGTTCAACGGTTGGGGTAGTAACCGGATTAATTCTGGCACTTGCTAATGTTGCTAGTCTCTATCAAATGAGTATGCTCGCGTTTTCGGGATTACTTGGAGGTTTACTAAAGGATGGGAGGAAAATCGGCGTCGGGATGGGGCTTCTTATAGGGACACTATTAATTGCCCTATATGGGAGCGGTCCTGAATTTTTGTATCCTAACCTGATGGAATCGGTGATTGCCGTATTGCTCTTTTTCTTTACCCCATCTAAAGTTACCTCTCAACTTTCTAAATACATTCCAGGGACGGTTGAGCATGCCAATGAACAGCAGCAATACCTTCGGAAAGTACGCGACGTTACAGCCAATCGCGTCGAGCAATTTTCGAATTTATTTCAAGCACTCTCAAGTAGCTTTACGGATTCTGATGTACAAGCTGATGATCAGTCTGAGCGGGAAGTTGATTATTTTCTAAGTCATGTAACAGAAAAAACGTGCCAAAATTGTTTTAAGAAAGAAACGTGCTGGGCAAAAAACTTTGATGCCACTTACGGTTACATGACGGGAATTATGGAAGAACTTGAACAAACGACTGAATTAACGAACTATAGCTTAAAAAGAGATTTTGATAAGCACTGCATTAAGGCGAATAAAGTTATCGATATTATTGGAAAGGAGATGAGTCACTATCATGCAAATCGCTTGTTAAAAAAGCAGGTTCGTGAGAGCAGAAAAATCGTGGCAGATCAATTGCGCGGCGTTTCACATGTGATGGGAGATTTTGCGAGGGAGATTCAAAAAGAACGTGATAACCTCCATCAACAGGAAGAGCAAATCATGGATGCGATTCAAAGTATGGGTTTAGAAGTAGGACAAGTAGAAATTTATTGTCTTGATGAAGGAAACGTCGACATTGAGATGAAGATTCCAGCATGTGGCGGAAGGGGAGAAGGAGAGAAAGTAATTGCGCCGATGCTTTCAGACATTTTAAAAGAAAACATCATTGTCAAAAGGGAAGTCTGTGCTGAGCACGAGCACGATACTTGTCACCTCTACTTTGGATCAGCAAAAGATTTTGTGATTGAAACGGGTGTAGCAAATGCAGCCAAAGGAGGAGCGTGGCTTTCTGGAGATAGCCATTCAACGATTGAATTAGGTGCTGGAAAATATGCGATTGCGATTAGCGATGGAATGGGCAATGGAGAGAGAGCGCACCAAGAAAGCACAGAAACGATTCAACTTCTCCAAAAAATTCTTCATTCTGGAATTGATGAAACAGTTGCCATTAAATCGGTTAACTCCGTACTTTCTTTACGAAATACCGATGAAATGTTTTCTACACTCGATTTAGCGATGATTGATTTACAAGATGCCTCGGCAAAGTTTCTAAAGATTGGCTCAATTCCAAGTTTTATTAAGCGAGGCGATCGCGTAATGATGGTGGAATCAGGTAATCTACCAATGGGTATTATTCCTGAATTTGATGTAGAGGTCGTAAGTGAGCAATTAAAGGCTGGCGATTTACTAATAATGATGAGTGATGGCATTTATGAAGGTGTGAAAAATAT